The nucleotide window GGGCCACGCCCTGGGTAGCAGTGTGACAGGAAGTGTTGTCTGCCCCATGAAGACAGGACAGCAGGTGGACTTCCCACCTGCCGCCCTCACCCCGACTGTCTAGATCTAcggcccaccccccaccccacctctgtcTTCCCCCTGCCTCTAACCCGTTGCTgaaggaagggcaggcaggcTATGTGGGACCCCAGGCCCAGGGAGATGATGCAGTTCCCGCCCCATCACTGCACAGGTGGAGAACTGAGGCCCCGAGGAGACGGGACTCCCTGGGATCCAGGCCTCCAGCTTCTGCTTGCCCACCAGGGACTCCCAGACACTCTCCTGCCCTGTGTGGTCCCGTAGGTTGTGACTAGAGGCCAAAGGGGAGAGAGATATCTGCTGTAATCCTGGAAGGCTCCTCAGAAGAGGAGACAGCCATGCAGGGGCTGGAAGGGCGGGTGGAAATTGGAGGAGGGTGAGCAAGAGGCCTTGCCAGGTGGGAGTGGGCAAGCCTGGGCAGGAGACCATCAGGCTGGCCTGGGAGAATAAGATGGGAAGTGCCCTGGGGAGTTTGGGTAGGTGTGGAGGGCACTTCCTCCCAGCTGGTAACTGCCTGCCCTGTTTGCAAGGCTGCTTGAAGCACAGGCTGGCCGCCCAGATGCAGTGCCCCACTCTGCCCAGAGGTTGTTGGGCTCACGTGGCAGCCTGGGGATGGCCTTGCCTCCTGGCGGGCCTTCAGGTGAGAGGGTCACCAGGGGCAGCCTTGCTGGACGTCTTGGCTCTTGATGCCCCCAGGAGGGAGTGTGCAGGTGGGGGCTGATTGTGCCCAATCCTCAGAACCCTGCCCTCCTCACCAGCCTCACGGGGTGCTCCCACCCAGCAAGTGCGGACCAAGCCCCTCCTGGCGCTGAGGACCCAGATATCCAGGGCAGCCCAGCCTGCCCCCGTGGGGCTCCTGCAAACCAGGCCCAGACGGTGCAGGTGAGACGTGCGCACAGGTGAGACGTGTGCGGTGGAAGCAAACAAGGGAAGGGCGGGTAGAGGTTGGGGGTGGGACAGTCAGAAAGGCCTTGCCAGCAGGTGGCCCCTGCAGTCACAGAGGGACAAGGGATTTGGACTTGAGCCTTAGTGGGGATGGCCAGACGCCATGCTGCccgctgctgggggtggggggggacggGATGCAAgcactcagggctcagtctctgAGCCTGCCGGCTTCACGTCCTCCCTCTGGCGCCATGGTGACAAgtcacctccctcctcctggctggAAGGAGAGTGAATGCAGTGCCCACCttggcttgggggtggggaggagctgccATGAGATTAAATATCAAGTCAGCATTTGCTCAGTCACTGCTCACAGAtttttctgatatatatttttttaagttaaaatttatattttaaaataatctctacacccaccatgggtcTCGAACTCATggccctaagatcaagagttgctcgcTCTTccgactgcaccagccaggcgccctggaacCGCTGCGAGATTGTTATCACTAGTGGGAGCTACTGCTGCCACcacttccaggaagccctcagtCTCTGTTGCAGATTCCTAGGCCAGAATTTGGGGGGCCACCTCTGGGTCCATCTGAGAATGTGCTTTGCAGTCTGAGTCCTTTGCAGAATGCCCTAGCTGTTTGTTTCAGGGGCGCTTGACTAGTTGATCAGGATAATGGGAGAGGTGATTTGACGTGGGACTTCTCTGGAAAATCCAGCTCCGCGCTCCCTGTGCTTGCGGTTACGTGTGTAATAACACTGAGAACTGCGAGGACCTCCGGCCGGCTGCGACCCCCGGCTCTTCCTCGACCCCCCAGCTTCAGAGGTAGTGTGTTGGAGAGCCGGCACGCAGACACCCCCACCCGAAAGCGCCTGGGGGCGCCTCAAGCAGCACTCCCGTCCTCTCCCAGGTCTGTGGCCTGGCCGCTCCCCGGCGACCTCAGTCAGCCCTGCTCGCGTGCGGGGGCCAAGCGGCAGTGGACTCAGCGCTGCCCCCGCTCCTCTGCTCCCCCGGCCCGCGGGCTGCCCGCACCTACCCGAGTCGTGCCCGCCCGGCTCTGTGGCCGCCTCGGGCTCGGGCTCAGGCGCAGGAGGGGCGAGCGGGTCCGGCGGGCGCGTTCTGAGCCTCGAGTCACGCGGCCTGCCCTCCCGTCGGGGTGGGGACGGAGCCCCTGCGGTTTGGGTGCGGCCGGGGCCTGGGCGGGCCGTGGGACCGCGGGCCTCCTCCAGACGGCCTGGGCCCCGCGGAGGGAGGAGGTTGTTTCAAAGTCAGGCAGCCTCCGGAGCAGCGGCGTTGGCGGGAGGGAATAACTCGGCTCCCACCAGGCTGAGAATAGCTCGGAATTGGGTCACCCTCCCCGAGAGCTCCGGTCACAGCCTCCAGCCTTTGACAGTAATCAGCTTTCTCCCTGACATCTGTCCCTTCAAAGGGGGACAGGCTGGGTGCAggcacatttttagaaaaagcagaggggccggggtggggaggagagcccTACGGGTTGgccctgcaccccctccctgcctggcaggCCACTCCCGACCACCCGCTgctcaccccccctcccccgccgggCTGGCCAGCCCACAGGGCTCTgccctcctgcttgctctctggCCCGCCTTGCCCGCCCGCCCGAGTCCCCCTGACTCCCTCCAGGgccctccttccttctgtggtGGACGAAGGCGGTAGTGGGGAGGATTCTGGGGCCTCCCGTGTCCCCAAGCCCTCAGGCCCTGGTGTCCTGCCCCTCAGCGGCCCCTGACATTCCcatttgagccccacgtggtaCAGCGGCCCTTTTGCCCCGAATCCCCCTCCCCTTGAGTCCTCCCCACACTCCCACAAAGCTTCCGTGTGCCCCCCCTCAAGCGCTTGGCACATGTGGACCCTCGGGTCTGTCCCAGCTTGTCCCCACAGCCGAGCGTGTGAGGTCCAGGCGCCCCCGTGAGAGGGAGAAATCCCTGTGTCTTGGGACAGGATGTGGACAGGAATGTCTGGACTCAAACAGGCATTTTGGGAGAATAAGAGATATTTGAGCAGCCTTAACTTTGACATGATCCGAAGGTCATGCACCCCTTCCTGAATTCCTGTCTCTGTAGCGACGTCAGAGGTGTCCTCCCCCACAAGGCAGGCACTCCTTGCAAACCCACAAGGCAGTTCTCGCGTTCCCCGTGGCAGAGCCCGTCCTCACCTTTGGCCACCTTTGGCCATCCGTggacctgccccccaccccattgcAGCCCCTGGACCAGCGCATCAGCACCGCTgggcctccccccacccgccaGGCCTACAGAATTTGGaacccgggggtggggggcgcagggCTCTCTGCTGGAGGAACTGGCTTCTCTCCAACTGTTCTTACTTAAGCAGACCAAACACATCTTGAGTGTAAGCAGCTCAGCCAACTCTGTGGAAGCTTCCAGACCATCGACCTCCCTCTAAGGCCATGCTGTTGTCAGTTAGAGCTTAATTTTGCCTCAGCCTGGCTGGAATGTTTGTGTCAAGGTCCCAGTCCTTCTCCTGAGATGACTGTGTCCCCGGAGGCTCCCAGAGCACAGCCTCGGGGAGGGGGGGACGGGGGGGGAGGCAGGACTTCGCTGCATGGGCACCTCTTCGAGTCCTGCCTCCAGCAAACCAGCTAGCTGGTTCACAAAATGAGACATCTGGGAATGGGAAGCCTGAGTGGCTATTTCGTGGGTCGAAGGAGCGAGCACTTTTTTAGGTGTGTTAATGATTCTATGAAAGGGGAGAGTGGCTGGAACTGGCCTCAGGGTGTCGAGTGAGGGGAgcggaggaggggagagagggagcctgGGTACTCCTTGGACCTGGAAGGCTGTACATTTTCTCggattttgcatttccctgacattTTCCATGATacattcttttaaaggaaaaatgcctCAGGCCGTTTCCACCATTTATTTGCTCTGGACTCTCCAGGCAGGGGCCCCCGTGTGGGCCTGGGCTCAGTGCTCTCAGCTTCCCCTCCCAGGGCCACCGGGCTCCTCTTGTCAGGGCCCTGGTGCTTCTCTAGGGTTTTCCAGCGTTGGGAAGGGTGGGGTGGCAGCCAGTGGGTCACGGGCCATGaagcaggtgggagaggcagCTGGCTGGTCCCCGGCAGGACGACAGTGAGCCTTCCGTTAGCTGCTCCTCTTGGTACGGATGCAGTGGCCACAGACCCAGAGGTGGGTTTGCTGTGCTGGAGGCTGGGCCTGCAGAGTGGCCACCGCGTAGAACGTGGgagaaggacagggaggaggggcagctgggccCCTCACTTCTCGCCCCAGAGAAGGCTCCATCCCACACCCCAGAGGTGGCACCCTTTCCTGGCCTCTCTGGCTCCAGATGACCACCCGGTCTCCTCCTTCTAGACCCTCCCCTCAGCCCTGTACTCCTGCCCCGCTGCTGCCAACAGGTCCGAACTTGTCCCCCAGAATCAGAAAGCCATTTCATTGCAGTGTAATTGGCATGCAGTGGGTGGCATCCACGTAACTGTCCTGACCCAGGAGTCCCGTGGGACCCCACGCCCCTTGCCCATCCCACTCCCTGGCCAGCCCCAGCAGCCACTCGCTGCTCTCCCTACTGTCGTCACATTTGCGAGAAAGCGGACCTAAGTGGGACTGAAGCAGGGAAGGAGGCGAGGTGTGAACATGGGGCTGTGGTTTCAGAGGCAGCAGCAGAGCCGGGAGCCAGCACGTGACAGGGAGCCGTGCCCCAGCCGCCTGTGCCCACAGCCGCTGTCTCCCAGGTGCTGGACACCTAGGCCGGGAGGGCTCTGAGCTGCTAGATACGCAAGAGGCCGCGCAGGAATGCGGGCAgcgggctgggggggggggcgcgggtgACCGAGGCGTGTTGCTAAGCTACAGGCACAATGGACATTCCAGGCACTAGGCAACGAGGCAGGAGCTGTTTCCCAGGGAGGGGTAGGGACCCGAGGCCGggccacccccatcccccagctctgctgtccccccacacacacctgaaGGTGCCCCAGCTGCCTGGCCCCTCGGGTTAGAGTGCAGCCTCTTCCCAGTGCCTGCCCCACGCTggccctgctccccacacccTCCTCACTAGCTGGGCTCCTGCAGCTTGGGATGACCCAGACCTCCCTGCCTGCCACCtcctcctggcctctgcctcctctgATCGAGCTTCCTGGCTGGGCCCCCCAATTCCAGATGCAGGGACTTTAGGGGGTCCTGGGCAGATCTTAGAGGTTTTGGTGGGACCCCAGTCCTCTGCCATCGGCTTTTCGTCCCCAGCCGTCAGGCCTGGCACCCCCCCACCTCGAGTCTGGCCAGGGCTGGCTCTGCTCGCAGCCACGTCTGGCAGGGTCCTGGGCCCCCAGCGGCTCTCCCCAGTGTTCAGCCCGGCCTCTGTCTGTCTGGGACAGCCGAGGGCTTTTGTTTTGCTCCCTTcagcctccacttcctccctccGCCGAGAGACTGCTAAGGAGCTCAGGGCCCAAGTGCCACCAGCTggcggggaggggcggaggggagCGGCTCAGCAGGCTAGGGAGGGAGGTCCACGTGTCCACGTGGCTGGCCTCCCACCCCACAGCCCTTACTGAACTCCTAGGTCAGGCCACCAGGCCTTTGCCCACGCaactcccccatcccccatccagcACCTTCTGCCCCTTGGGGCCCCTCCACCCGGGCTCCCCCATCTCCTCTCACAGCCTGGAGAGACCGACCCAGGTCGCCAACCCCTCACCCCACCACACTCCCGTGAGCGTGCGTGCATAtccgcgtacacacacacacgcacaggccAGGCGTCACGGGATCCCGGGAGAAGCTGGTTTCGGTGGCAGAGTGCAAGGAGCATTGCCTCAAGCCTCCACCCATGACCAAGCCCCCCAGGCCAGGGGCCTAGCTGCTTGCCCCTCTCTCGGGGTTGCCTCCTAATACCTCAGGCTCTTTCACCttcctgcagcccccaccccggaAGCCTGCTTGCCTGCTTGTCCGGGGGACAACTAGATACAGACCCCCCCACTAAGTGGAGCCCCCCACAGAGGGCTGCGCCAGGCCTAGCATGGCATTTGGGGTGGGGTCTGCACTTGGGGAACGGGTGCTGTCCCTCATTGGGAGCTGAGCCGGGAGGggcctgctcctgcccctcccccaccccatccacttTCTTAGGAGAAGGCCAGGCCTGGCCTAGGCTGAGCTGGGGCCCCTTGGGGTCTCTTTTAGGCTGAGAGCTGGGGACAAAGAGGCAGCTgccagcggggtgggggggggtggcacgGCCTTTGTGCGCATCCGGCCCCTCCTGGTGACCTCACTGCCGGCCAGAGAAGGGCCCTTTCTTCCCAAAGGCAGCCGTTGGGAATCCGCCTGGGGACAAAGCTGCTGCCAGGCGGGGAACAAGCGAGTGGACGGCCCCCCTCGTGGCATAAATTAGGGGGCctgaggtggaggaggggagggcagctgCAGCTGGCGCCCAGGGCAGAGCACACCCGTTCGTGTGTGCAAATGCACCGACGGACAACCCACTCCCACACGGGTGCACACGGGGCTGCCCCTCCCATGGTGGGGCGTGCTGGCCTGGGGACGCAGAGAGCCTCTGCTGGAGGAAGGAGTGAGGATGTCTGCAGGGCGGGGACTCTGTCGCCAGGGGGAGTTGGGACACAAGGTTGCAGGGCTGGGGCTGAGCCTGCACGTGGACCTCCAGAGCTGGCTGACTGGGTGTCTGAGGTCCAGCAGGTTCCCAGGCCCTGGGGTCCCGTGGCAGGCCCCTCGGCCTTCCAGCTCAGCAGGTGAGGTCAGGAAAACGTTTGGTTTTAGCTGAGTGGTGTCTTGTGACACCCACCCCCTGTGGGGCCAAGGGCTTCCTGtccccagggctcctgctccTCCATAAAGTATCCTCACAGCCTTGTTGGCcctcagccctccctgcccagagcACCGCTCTGCCCCAGAGATGACTCCTGCGTGAGACCTGGGTGGGGAGCATCCAGGGTGGCCAGCTGCAGCAGGGCCATGTGGACGTCGCAGGGCTCAGCCAGCACGGGTCACCCAGACTGTCCCTCCGGCGCACCAGGTCTCCTCTGGCAACTTGCTTTGCCTCCCTGGGCATTGGAAACACTTGTCCCGTTCCCCACAGCTCCAGGccaggcaggcttcctgccggTGGAGGCAGTGGGCACAGAGCTGGCCCTTGATGGTCAGCTTGGGTTCTGGAGGCAGGCACAAGGTGCTGTCAGGCCCAGGGGGGTCTCCCTCAAAGAATGGaggccctccccacctgccctgcctgccaTGAGCAGAGTCTGGCCCTGGTGTCCTGGCCATGCTGGTGACACGCTGAGAAGCTGTCTGAGCTGGTGAAGGCACCGGCCCTCCTGTGGGTCCTGTCCCGTGAGGGGATGCATGGGCGGctctgggctctgtcctcagtgctcccagctgccccctcccacaCTGGGGGGCCTTAACCTGAGGCCTGTGGTGCAAGATCAGAGAACTTCGCAGCTTGCTGTCACCGCAGCAGCACGAAGAGCCCTGACGTTTCTGGGGGGGCTCCAAAGGTCTTTAGCAACCCCTGAGACCACAGCCCACCAGGAGACGGGGAGGGGACTTGTGTGGCTGGGCACCTACTGGGTGCTGGGCATTTCTGCGCCCCATCTCTCCCCTCTAAGGAACAGGAGACTGAATAACCACAGGCTGGGCCCAGCATCCATGGGTGGGCGGCAGCCAGGAGGAGGCCAAGGCTACTAGGGCAcggagccccacccccaccccaggcctgaaAGCCCTGCACCCTCTCCAGGAGCAGTGAGCCAGCGCGcccgcggggtggggggggggcgctaaGTAGGCCAGCGCTTTGTGCGCGTTGCCATGGCGCTGCCGCGTGCCGCCTCCTGGGCCATTCCCAGGACACCTCCAGCCGCTGCCAGGGCTCCCTCTCAGGCCCGGCCCGCCCGTGCCCACTCAGGGGCTGCTCCCAGTCCCCGAGCGCCCCCCCCAGGCCCCCGGCCCACCCACCGTCTGCTGGGGGCCCATGCCAGAATGTCTCTGCCCCACCTtgccacacacacagcacacaggtGCACGCGCACACAGCGCCCACAGAGTGGAGCACCCATGCACGCGCACGTACACAAAGTGTGCCGTGCACGCACGCGCACAGCCACGCGAGGCGCGAGGCGGAGATGCAGCGGCCACTGCATTGGAGTCCCCAAGAGCTTTACGTCCACCCCCAAGGCGAAGTGGGAGGCAAGATGTCAGTGCAGGGCTTCAGCTCCAAGACCCACCTGGGCTCCCAGGGCCGCTAAGCCCAGAGCTGGGCTTCAGAGGTCTTGGCAAGGGGCCCGCCTCCCCTCATGTGCTTGCTgatggtggggaggagaggagagggctcTGCTGGCCTAGGACTTAGAGGACACACTGGTCTAAAGGGAGGACGTGAGTGGCACTGAGTTCAGATGAAGTCCGTCTCCGGGAGGCATTGGGACCCACTGGGCTCCTTCCAACATGATGGCTTCTGCCACCCCCAGGGCTCCACTCGGGCCACACGGGACTCTCAGCAGCCCCCTTCTCAGACAGTGGCCCAGAGACACACTGATGGGTAGCTGCCCTGGCCAAGGCCTGGGGCTGTCTCTGGGGCCAGTGGAGCACAGAGAGGCCCTAGGGCCCTGGACAGCCCGACCTGACTCCCGTTGTCAGCTGATGTCAAAGGGTGGAGTCTGGGCATCAGGGGAGGGAACCGGGGTCCCTGAACCTCTGCAGGACCCCactgaggcagggcaggggggttGCTGCTGAGAGGCCCCAGGAAGCTTCCTTGGGCAGGTACATGGTGgggagtggcggggggggggcttcaTGGAAGGGCAGGTGGATGGGCTGGAGCCAGGGCGCTGGGGCAAGGCAGGAGTCCTTGGATgtcaggggaggaggcaggaagagggccTTCCTTGCTCCTGGGGCTGAATTGATGGCAAGAAGTCTTCCTTTGTGTTGAGGTCACTGCCACGGTGAGGCCAGGAGTTAAGGTCCCCCACCGACCAGCTGTACCCTGGGTCACCTCCAGGCTCCAGGGGAGCAAATGAGGCTGCTGGAGTTGGTGCCATCACTCTCCAGGCCCTCCCTGCAGCTGCTGTGGGCAGCACGAAGTCAGCCTCCGGAGGCCTGCCTTGCTTGGTGACAGGTGACCTTTGCCTCGTTCACCATCACCTGTGCTGTCCTGCTTGCTGCTGACCCCACAGTGCAGTGTGGGGGCCCTGTCAGCCTGGAGACAGCCCTGGGAGGCCTgctgggagaaactgaggcccggagaagAACAGGATGACAGGGCTCCTTGAGCCCCCCAAAACACCagggggaggcccagggagggtgaGGACCAGCCTTCGGTTCCCACAGCAGCCCTTCCTGACCCTGAGGGTCCAGACCCCAGCCCAGGCACACCTatgccctccttccttcttttcagcTTTCCTTGACTTTCTCCACCCTCCTGCCCTAGAGCCCAAAACACAGGACCTGTAGTGGGGCCTGAGGAGAGAGGAACGGGTGGAGATTAGCCAGCTCCAGGGGGCGACTGTCCAAGGCCAGAGCATCACAGAGCCCTGAGGGCGGGGGGTCAGGAAGGTCGAGCTGGAGTTACCCAGGATGGGGGACCAGCCTGTGTTAAGTGGACAGACAGGCAGCGTGGCTCCCCTGCCTGCCAGGCGGTGGGGGCTCCACCCTGATGGTGTGGGGCCACATGGGGCCTGAGGCAGTCCTGCCAGACCCCAGCTTtgaggggagggtcagaagcTGTGAGAACCACAGGGCTCCTCACAGACCTTCCCCCCATGGTGCATGGTCGCGGGGTGACGGGTCACGGAGCCCCCACGGGCAACCAGTTGGGGGTAGAAGCCGCGGCCAGGCAGCGCCGCGGCCACCTGTCCACCAGCACGAGGGCAGGGGCGCTCCGCGGGGACCCAGGCGCGACAGCTGAGAGGCCGGACTGCTGCTCGCTTTCTGTGGCTCCCTCCACCCTGGGAGGCCCTGGGTCCCGGAGGCTGGGTCGCGGGCGCCGCCTGGCGGCTGTTATTACAACCACAATGAACGACCCGCTCGTGAGACCTCCAAGGTCAAGGGAGCCGTGTGCCAAGCAGGTGTGGGCGCAGCACGGGCCTGNNNNNNNNNNNNNNNNNNNNNNNNNNNNNNNNNNNNNNNNNNNNNNNNNNNNNNNNNNNNNNNNNNNNNNNNNNNNNNNNNNNNNNNNNNNNNNNNNNNNNNNNNNNNNNNNNNNNNNNNNNNNNNNNNNNNNNNNNNNNNNNNNNNNNNNNNNNNNNNNNNNNNNNNNNNNNNNNNNNNNNNNNNNNNNNNNNNNNNNNNNNNNNNNNNNNNNNNNNNNgggggggggcgggggagttgGGGAGGGTTTGGTTGAGTCCTCCTTCTCCTCTGGAGATCTCACTGGGAGTGGTCCCCTGAGGCGCCCTCCCAAGCCCCCGGCGCCCAGCCTACCATCTGGATAGACACCCATGGGATAAGTCACCACGCCAGGAGTGAGCTCCAGTGAGGAGCTGCAGCCGGTGGGGCCTAGGGGAAGGCGCCCGGTCTCAGAGGGCCACCTCTATTGCTCTGTTGTACCTGGCTCTCTGTTCTTAGGGACTTTCTGATCCAGGAGGCAATCCTGCCGCCCAAGGCGCCtacagcccctgccccccccccagccagcaAGGTGCCATGGGGTCCCGCCTGCAGACTCTCACCTGACCTCCCACCAGCCACACCTCAGGGCCTGTGCCTGCGCCGTTGATCTGCCTGCACACTCTCGCCCAGATCCCGTATGGCCTCTGCTCACAGGGCTGCCCCAATAGCCATTTTGGTCCTAGgccaccttctttctttccttggagtgcctgggggggggcagggggcagaagcTGGGTGTCCCAGGGGAAGTAAGGCATATGGAGCCAGGAGCTGAGGGCCGCTGGGAATGCCTACAGGGAGGGAAGTGTGgggaggctggcagagggagCCCATGCGATACCTCAGGGTGAGGGCCGGCCGCTGGTGCCTCACTGCCCCAGGCCCAAGGGTCAAGCTGTCCCCTGTGCCTGCTGCATCTTGCACCTTTAATAACCAGCTCCTTTGTTAGTGAGCTAGACCCAGGGAGTTCTCGCACTTGCCCTGCTTATGTGACTCTGTCCCCGTGCCAAGTCCCTCGGGTCAGGCAGGCCAGACCCCTGGGAGCCCCCATCCCTGGTGCCACCTCACTGCCCCACCCCAAATCCTCTCTCTCCGTccctcactctgcctgcttctcttACTGCACCCTCTCTCCTgggccccctgccctggccccattACTCCCAGTTCAGTGCCCACCCCTGCCACCAGGGTGAACACTCAACAAGTCACCCAGTCCTGAAAGACTCAGatgccctcccccccagctccctGGGGGCCTGCCATCCAGCCGCTGCACACCCCGCTCCATCCCTGTTCCCAGCCGCTGCACACCCCGCTCCCATCCCTGTTCCCTGT belongs to Ailuropoda melanoleuca isolate Jingjing chromosome 14, ASM200744v2, whole genome shotgun sequence and includes:
- the LOC117795989 gene encoding uncharacterized protein LOC117795989, producing MALPPGGPSASRGAPTQQVRTKPLLALRTQISRAAQPAPVGLLQTRPRRCSSALPVLAVTCVITLRTARTSGRLRPPALPRPPSFRGSVLESRHADTPTRKRLGAPQAALPSSPRSVAWPLPGDLSQPCSRAGAKRQWTQRCPRSSAPPARGLPAPTRVVPARLCGRLGLGLRRRRGERVRRARSEPRVTRPALPSGWGRSPCGLGAAGAWAGRGTAGLLQTAWAPRREEVVSKSGSLRSSGVGGRE